One genomic segment of Solea senegalensis isolate Sse05_10M unplaced genomic scaffold, IFAPA_SoseM_1 scf7180000017664, whole genome shotgun sequence includes these proteins:
- the LOC122764794 gene encoding integral membrane protein 2C-like, with translation MVKISFQPVAGQKVEKENDGDKTEILIPHPLDEEELVLPLRPRKPLLNGLCCLTFGLVVFMAGLVLASIYVYRYYFIPHIPEENLFHCRVLYEDPVYAPLRGRQELEENVGIYLSDNYEKITVPVPHFGGNDPADIIHDFHRGLTAYHDIALDKCYVIELNTTIVMPPRNLWELLINVKKGTYLPQTYIIHEDMVVTGRVHNMRQLGPFIYRLCSGKDTYRLSHRVTRRRINKRETKDCRHIRHFENTFVVETVICDEA, from the exons atggtgAAGATCAGTTTTCAGCCTGTCGCGGGACAGAAAGTGGAGAAGGAGAATGATGGCGACAAGACTGAAATCCTCATCCCACATCCACTG gatgaggaggagctggTCCTGCCGCTGCGTCCCAGGAAGCCTCTCCTGAACGGCCTGTGCTGCCTGACGTTCGGTCTGGTTGTGTTCATGGCTGGTCTGGTCCTCGCCTCCATTTATGTCTACCGCTACTACTTTATACCCCAC atCCCAGAGGAGAACCTGTTCCACTGCAGGGTTCTGTATGAAGACCCCGTGTATGCTCCACTGCGAGGGCGtcaggagctggaggagaacgTCGGCATCTACCTGTCAGACAACTACGAGAAGATCACTGTGCCTGTGCCTCACTTTGGAGGCAACGACCCTGCAGACATCATCCATGACTTCCACAGA GGACTGACGGCCTATCATGACATTGCTCTGGACAAGTGCTACGTGATCGAGCTCAACACCACCATCGTGATGCCTCCACGTAACCTGTGGGAGCTTCTTATCAATGTCAAG AAGGGAACGTACTTGCCTCAGACTTACATCATCCATGAAGACATGGTGGTGACTGGCAGAGTGCATAACATGCGTCAGCTGGGACCCTTCATCTACCGCCTGTGCAGCGGCAAGGACACGTACCGGCTGAGCCACCGGGTGACGCGCAGGC GCATCAACAAGCGCGAGACCAAGGACTGCCGCCACATCCGTCACTTTGAGAACACGTTTGTGGTGGAGACGGTGATCTGTGACGAAGCGTGA